TTCTGCTTCTTGCTTGCGTGGCGAATGACTTGCATTGCCTTCTGAACGTCATCCTGCGCGAGCCAGAGGCGATCTTCATCAGTGAATTTGCGCTCTGCTGAGATCGCCTGTGCCGCATCTCCCTGAATGGGACTTTGTAGAACACGTTTGCGGATCTCGAAGCGCTTAAGTTTGCGCGTAGTCGTACGCGGCAAATCGTCCTGCCAGATGTCATAGCTGAGAATGCGTTTTGTACTCGGAAGTTGCGCCGAGAGCCCTTCGATGTCGAAACGCAGTACTTCACGCGCGTTGACGACTTTGCGTTCGCGGAGAACATCGAAATTGGGGACGATCACAGCGTGTAAACGCTCGGCGAGTGGCTCGCCGGGAGTGCTTTCAATGCCCATCACGCAGATGTCCTTGATCAGTGGCGATTGCAGATAATGTGCTTCGATCTCCTCGGGATAGACGTTCTTGCCGTTGCTCAAAACGATCACATCTTTGCTGCGCCCGGTCACGAAAAGATTGCCTCGAGCATCGAGGTAGCCGAGATCCCCAGTATGAAGCCATCCATCTTTCAGAACTTCGGCTGTAGCGTCCAGTCGGTTGTAGTAGCCCTTCATCACGATGGGGCCGCGAATCAGGATTTCGCCCGCGCCGTTCTCAGCGTGTTCCGATTTGGCGATACGCACTTCAGTACCGGGCAGCGGCTTGCCGACGGAGCCGAGCAGGTTCTCTCCCGGCGGAGTAAGAGAAGCTGCGCCCGAGGTCTCGGTGAGGCCGAAGGCTTGCAGAACATTGAAGCCCATGTCTTCGAGATCGCGTCCTATTTTGGGATCGAAACGCGAGCCACCGGTGATCAGGTACCGCATCTTCGCGCCGAGCCGCCGATGCGCTTCGGCGAAGAAGAGCTTTCCCGGATTGAGACCGGTGATTCGCCCTGCTCGTCCTAAGCGCAGCAGTAAGCGAAATGCGATCCATGCAGCTCGCCCGCGGGTTTGCACCTGCTTCATCACCCGCTCGTGGATCAGGTAAAAGAACTGTGGAACGCAGGCGAAGAGCGTAATCCCGCGCTCTTCGAGCGCGCGCAGCAGCTCCGTTGTGTTCAGCGTCTCGAGATAAACTACCCGTGCGCCAATCGAGAGCGGCAGGAGCAGATTCCCCATTTGCGCCAGTGCGTGGAAGAGAGGCAGCACTCCCAGAATGGCATCGTCCGGACCCACATCAAGAACTTGGAAGACGCTGTCGGCTTCAGCATTCAGGTTTTTGTGCGTGAGCATCACACCTTTAGGATCGCTGGTTGTGCCGGAAGTGTAGAGGAGCACGGCCAGATCATCCGCAGAGCTGCCGGGTTGAACGAGTTCGGGAAGACTCTTACTCAGGACTCTGTCGAGAGTTTCGTGTGTACCCTCGGTTGTGCAGTCGATGACATAAACCCGGCCGAGGGCTGCCGGCTCCACGCTTGTACAGGCATTCCAAGCCGCACTCCCGATTTCGAGATGAGCAGCATCAACAAACAAAAGAATCGCGCCGCTGTCTTTCAGCAGCTTTGCTACCTGGTCCGGCTTGAAAGCAGTGTCTAAAGGAACCGCCACGCAATCGGCGGCCATGATGCCCAGGTACGTTGCGACCCATCTCGGCCCATTGCTCGCCAAAATCGCGCAGCGTGATCCCGGTGCAATCCCCGTGTGCTGCAACCATGCGCCGAGATGTTCAGCCACGCGCCGCAGTTCGGCGTAGGTGTAGCTCTCCTCGCGCGCAGACGATTCGTGTGCACGTTGCAACTCCACCGCAATACGCTGGGGATACTTCGCGGCGGTTTCGACGAATCTGCGATAGAAGCTTTCCATCTGGCGGCGCGGGGCTGACCGGAATCGGCGCGGGTGAAGCGAACCTCGGAATTTCTGACTCGCATCTTACTTAGCTCTGGTACCGGAGGACAACCATGCAAAGCGCCAAGGAGTTATTCATCCACGAACTCACCGACATGCTCGACGCCGAACAGAAGCTGGTCACAGCATTGGGCGAGCTCGCCGAAGATCATGCCGAGGAGCCGCAACTGCAAAAAGGGTTTCAGGCACATCAGAAGCAGACTGAAAAACAGGTCGAGCGTCTGCAGCAGATTTTTGAGGAAGTCAGAGAGGAAGCCGAAGAGACCGAGTGCAAGGGGATGAAAGGATTGCTAGAAGAGCGCAATTCATTCAAAGAAGAAGAGGAACCGGCGGAAGATATCCTTTCGATATTCGATGTAGGCGCCGCAATCAAGGTCGAGAGCTACGAGATCTGCGCTTATAACTCGCTCATCGAAATGGCGAAGCAATTGGATCTGACCAAGGCAATTCGTTTGCTGAATCAGAACCTCAAGGAAGAGCAACAGACGAAAACCAAGCTGGAAGCAAT
This genomic interval from Terriglobales bacterium contains the following:
- a CDS encoding AMP-binding protein — encoded protein: MESFYRRFVETAAKYPQRIAVELQRAHESSAREESYTYAELRRVAEHLGAWLQHTGIAPGSRCAILASNGPRWVATYLGIMAADCVAVPLDTAFKPDQVAKLLKDSGAILLFVDAAHLEIGSAAWNACTSVEPAALGRVYVIDCTTEGTHETLDRVLSKSLPELVQPGSSADDLAVLLYTSGTTSDPKGVMLTHKNLNAEADSVFQVLDVGPDDAILGVLPLFHALAQMGNLLLPLSIGARVVYLETLNTTELLRALEERGITLFACVPQFFYLIHERVMKQVQTRGRAAWIAFRLLLRLGRAGRITGLNPGKLFFAEAHRRLGAKMRYLITGGSRFDPKIGRDLEDMGFNVLQAFGLTETSGAASLTPPGENLLGSVGKPLPGTEVRIAKSEHAENGAGEILIRGPIVMKGYYNRLDATAEVLKDGWLHTGDLGYLDARGNLFVTGRSKDVIVLSNGKNVYPEEIEAHYLQSPLIKDICVMGIESTPGEPLAERLHAVIVPNFDVLRERKVVNAREVLRFDIEGLSAQLPSTKRILSYDIWQDDLPRTTTRKLKRFEIRKRVLQSPIQGDAAQAISAERKFTDEDRLWLAQDDVQKAMQVIRHASKKQNEIHPDDNLELDLGLDSMERVELVVALEGALAAHAEESDLANVYSVRELTNTLLQHRGGATSQRTGWDAVFASETSDEEVKETLKPSPFSTVFWFVAARLARYVCQLLYRIQISGLDNIPQDRPFIFSPNHQSFMDAPLIMSYFPFRIFRKMFYVGTSEIFGDGIRRRIARTMKLVPIDPDANLIPAMRAGAYGLRQGEALVLYPEGERSISGEPKAFKKGAAILATHVHVPIVPVAIDGFEKAWGRGRGIRLFQDLKIQIGKPLDPPSATNASENTYESLTAQLRERVMDMWLELRGEQKPEHTLASA
- a CDS encoding DUF892 family protein, producing MQSAKELFIHELTDMLDAEQKLVTALGELAEDHAEEPQLQKGFQAHQKQTEKQVERLQQIFEEVREEAEETECKGMKGLLEERNSFKEEEEPAEDILSIFDVGAAIKVESYEICAYNSLIEMAKQLDLTKAIRLLNQNLKEEQQTKTKLEAISRKLKPDNLGMEEEGEEERPARRTAASSRGKSRSRRAA